The genome window TTACTCACCAGAAAATacagttgttgttgatacGACAAATTCGGACTTGGTTACGCTGCATAAGGAATTAAAGAATGCAGATGTTATCTGGTTAGTGTATTGTGATCATGATTCATATGAGCGAATTGCTCTTTAttggatgatgatgttcaGATCTTTAGGTGTCAATTTACCTGTTGTCCTTTGTAGAAATAAATGTGACGATGAAGCAGAAATGTTACTTTCAAGCTCAAACTATATGGATTCAGATGACGATCAACTAGATAACAAGatagaagatgaagaatttaTTCCTATTTTGAGAGAATTTAAAGAGGTTGAAACGTGTATTAAAACTAGTGCGAAGTTCAAAGTGAACGTAAACCAGGCGTTTTACCTTTGTCAAAGAACAATCACTAATCCAGTGGCTCCATTATTTGATGCCAGGATTGGTGAATTGAAACCCTTAGGCGTATTAGCCTTGAAAAGAGTTTTCATGCTTTCAGATATGGATCAAGATGGGTTTttaaatgatgatgaaattacTAAACTTCAGAAAAAATGTTTTTCAAAGACCATTGATGTTAATGAGCTACAGTTCCTCAAGGATACGTTAATTAATATATCGTCACCAAATCAGGAATATGAGGACTATGTGTTGTATGTGCCAGGTAGAGGATTCACCAAAGATGGGTTTTTAGttttgaataaaatatatgcGGAGAAGGGACGCCATGAAACTACGTGGAGTATTCTAAGAGCTTTCCACTACACAGATACATTAACtataaatgaaaaaatactGCATCCTAAACTTGATATCCCACAAAGTTCAAGTGTAGAACTAAGTCCTCTTGGGTACAGgttttttgttgatatgtttttgaaatatgATAGGGATAACGATGGTGGTTTGaataatgatgaattaCATTTGCTGTTTAAGACTACTCCAGGACTGCCACGGCTTTGGATAGAAACAAATTTTCCGTTTTCCACAGTTGTAAACAATTCAGCCTGTATTACATTGCAAGGTTGGTTGGCCTTATGGTCTATGACAACATTCATAGATTATTCAGTAACAACCGAATATCTTGTGTACTTAGGATTTGATAAAGATGCAAAAGATGCAATACAAATTACGAAACcgagaaaaaagagaagaaggaatgGAGTATTTTACAGAGCTCCGGTCACTGATCGTAAGGTTTTAAATTGCTTCATTTTGGGGAAAGGTAATAGTGGCAAAAGCTCCCTCTTAGAATCTTTCTTAGGAAGAAGCTTTTCGGAAGCATACTCTCCAACTATACGGCCAAAAGTAGCCGTTAACAGTTTAGAGCTTAAAGGTGGAAAGCAATACTATCTTATTTTACAGGAGCTAGGAGAGCAAGAGACACCGATCCTGGAAAATAGAGAtaaaatgaatgaatgcGATGTCCTATGTCTATGTTACGATTCTAGTGATCCAGAGTCTTTTTCGTATATCGTGAATTTAATTAATAAATTCGGATATCTTAAAGAATTACCCATAGTATTTGTGGCGCTCAAGGCTGATTTGGATAAACAGCAGCAAAGATGTAGTATTCAACCCGATGATTTCGCAGATCAATTGTTTATCGATCACCCCTTGCATATATCTTCGACATGGCCTAGTTCTCTTAATGAATTATTTATCAAGCTAACGGAAACAGCATTAGAACCTATAACAAGCACAGCA of Kluyveromyces marxianus DMKU3-1042 DNA, complete genome, chromosome 3 contains these proteins:
- the GEM1 gene encoding ERMES complex Ca(2+)-binding regulatory GTPase GEM1, whose translation is MTKNRIRIVVCGDNGVGKTSLIACLVKDQFLPWLQDVLPPITIPKDFSSSRYSPENTVVVDTTNSDLVTLHKELKNADVIWLVYCDHDSYERIALYWMMMFRSLGVNLPVVLCRNKCDDEAEMLLSSSNYMDSDDDQLDNKIEDEEFIPILREFKEVETCIKTSAKFKVNVNQAFYLCQRTITNPVAPLFDARIGELKPLGVLALKRVFMLSDMDQDGFLNDDEITKLQKKCFSKTIDVNELQFLKDTLINISSPNQEYEDYVLYVPGRGFTKDGFLVLNKIYAEKGRHETTWSILRAFHYTDTLTINEKILHPKLDIPQSSSVELSPLGYRFFVDMFLKYDRDNDGGLNNDELHLLFKTTPGLPRLWIETNFPFSTVVNNSACITLQGWLALWSMTTFIDYSVTTEYLVYLGFDKDAKDAIQITKPRKKRRRNGVFYRAPVTDRKVLNCFILGKGNSGKSSLLESFLGRSFSEAYSPTIRPKVAVNSLELKGGKQYYLILQELGEQETPILENRDKMNECDVLCLCYDSSDPESFSYIVNLINKFGYLKELPIVFVALKADLDKQQQRCSIQPDDFADQLFIDHPLHISSTWPSSLNELFIKLTETALEPITSTAGLGPAVLTKDIDYRQSVVAISSVIGFASLFTFTALKIYSSFKNNN